The nucleotide sequence GTGAATGTGTGGAAGTATGTCCGACAAACGCACTCAAATTAGGTCAGAAAATCTGTGTAAAAGAAGAAGTTGAAATACCAGTGAGAACCGAGTTCCCCGACAATACTGAATGGGGTGCAGATAAATGGAATTTCGACTATAGGGAGAACAGAAAAGAATCCCTGGATAGCGGAACATCTCCCTGCAAGACAGACTGTCCTGCCCATATCAGTATTCCGGCATATGTGAAGCTGGCCTCTCAGGGAAGATATGGGGATGCTTTAAAATTGATCAAGAAGGAAAACCCCTTTCCAGCCGTCTGCGGCCGTGTATGCCCTGCCCTCTGTGAAAGTGCCTGTACCAGGGGTGGCCTTGATGATCCTATTGCCATAGATGATATCAAGAAATTTATTGCTGAACAGGATCTTAATGAGGAGCATCGCTATATTCCTGAAATAAAGCATGACTTTGATAAAAAGATAGCTGTGATCGGCGCCGGTCCTTCAGGCCTGAGCTGTGCCTATTATCTGGCGGAAGAGGGATATAAGGTAACTGTATTTGAAAAACAGGACAGATTAGGTGGAATGCTGACCTATGGAATCCCCAACTTCAGACTTGAAAAAGATGTTATCAATGCAGAAATTGAAGTGCTGAGAACCATGGGAGTCAATTTCAAAACAGGCATCGATGTGGGAACTGATATTACTATATCTGATATGAAAGAACAGGGATTTAAAGCCTTTTATCTGGCCATCGGTGCACAGAAAGGGAGGATGCTTGGTCTTGAAAACGAGAATGCTGAAAACATCCATACAGGCGTTGATTTCCTCAAGGAACAGTCACTGGACAGTAAGAGTGAGATCTCCGGGAATGTCGTTGTCATCGGCGGCGGCAATGTAGCCATTGATGTAGCCAGAACAGCAGTCCGCACAGGCGGCGAATCGGTGCAGATGTTCTGCCTGGAAGACAGGGATACTATGCCTGCTCTGGAAGAAGAGGTGGAAGAGGCATTAAGTGAAAAGATTAGCATTAATAACAGTTATGGCCCTTCCCGCTTTATCGTAGAAAATGGAAAAGTAAAGGCTGTCGAGTTTAAAAAGTGCATTTCAATATTTGGCAAGGATGGAAGATTCAATCCTTCATTCGATGAGAGTGATAAAATCATTGTAGAAGCAGATTATGTCCTGATTTCTGTAGGCCAGTCGTTTGATTACGGTTCACTGCTGCAGGACCATAAAGTAGAAACCAATGCAAATGGAACCATCAAGGTTGATGATTTCACCCTGCAGTCCAGTATTCCCGAGATCTTTGCCGGTGGAGATATTGTGACAGGACCTAAATTCGCAATTGATGCTATTGCTCTTGGAAAAGAGGGAGCCACTTCTATCCACCGCTTTGTTCAAAGAGGACAAAGCCTGACCCTGGGACGAAGACGAAAATACTATAAAGCTCTGGATAAGGAAAATGTAGATTACAGTCAGTATGGTATGGTACAGAGACAAAAGCCGAAAGTGGCTCATATCGAAAATCTAAAAGGTGATTTTACTGATCCCAGAGGGATTCTATCTGAAGAGCAGATAAAAAAGGAAACCGATAGATGTCTGGGTTGCGGTGTGACCGTTGTAGATGAATTCTTATGTG is from Oceanispirochaeta sp. M1 and encodes:
- a CDS encoding FAD-dependent oxidoreductase, with the translated sequence MEQIKLLEFVNMVSGTKMGSRKQLGYDDPRFALLEKIVTEEMAEVALQLEYRNPLSVEELSLKCKKDVETTKKLLWDLADAGVSTVNVKDGVDKFWYETWVPGIFELVVNNKDNARKYPQISKAFDDYGKLKNPDAAGNFPIGKGLMRVIPIQTAVDGETRTASSEEVDRYVENSRLIAVTDCSCRTSREENGEGCGHLKEDMCILLDDAAEYYIRTKRGREVSKEEARDIMRRAERDGLMHQIPNTEGEGHTHAICNCCGCSCYALRAASMYNNPDMVRSNFGSQVDKDICVGCGECVEVCPTNALKLGQKICVKEEVEIPVRTEFPDNTEWGADKWNFDYRENRKESLDSGTSPCKTDCPAHISIPAYVKLASQGRYGDALKLIKKENPFPAVCGRVCPALCESACTRGGLDDPIAIDDIKKFIAEQDLNEEHRYIPEIKHDFDKKIAVIGAGPSGLSCAYYLAEEGYKVTVFEKQDRLGGMLTYGIPNFRLEKDVINAEIEVLRTMGVNFKTGIDVGTDITISDMKEQGFKAFYLAIGAQKGRMLGLENENAENIHTGVDFLKEQSLDSKSEISGNVVVIGGGNVAIDVARTAVRTGGESVQMFCLEDRDTMPALEEEVEEALSEKISINNSYGPSRFIVENGKVKAVEFKKCISIFGKDGRFNPSFDESDKIIVEADYVLISVGQSFDYGSLLQDHKVETNANGTIKVDDFTLQSSIPEIFAGGDIVTGPKFAIDAIALGKEGATSIHRFVQRGQSLTLGRRRKYYKALDKENVDYSQYGMVQRQKPKVAHIENLKGDFTDPRGILSEEQIKKETDRCLGCGVTVVDEFLCVGCGACTTRCNFDAIKLVKKHDAQGVDFPDLKPIIIKHALKRKVKIAYKKVGQKFSIRS